TGCTGCCCGTCGCCCCAGATCTCAAACGGATTCTGTCCGACGAATGCGCGGGCAATCATGGCAATGACTGCGTGGTTTTCCACGCCACGCGGGCCGTACACCGTGAAATATCGGCAGGAGGCGGCTCCGAGCTTATATTCCTGGTGATATGCCTGAAGCGTCAGTTCCGCCATCAGTTTGGCCCAGCCATACATATTGTCGGCGTCATGCGGCGGCTTGACGTCTTGTTCCTTTAGATAGATTTCTCTGGCGGTATCGGTCTGCATGGAATTGGGGTAGACGCATCCGGAAGAAGCATAAACGACTTTCTCAACCCCGGCTTTAATAGCTTCCCAAAATACCAAGCCATCGAGAAACAAATTCGATGCAGGGCCCGCTTGATGCAAATCCACGTATCCGCGGCCACCATGATCGGCGGCGAGATGAAATACCACTTGTATATCTTTCATCGCAGAGCGAGCGACGCCGGGTTCCCTTAAATCAGCTTCAACGAAACTGACACGGCCGGAATTGACATGGGCTTGGATGTTTTCGAGGCGTCCGCTCGACAAATCGTCTACAACGCGCACATGCGCGCCGCGCGCGATGAGTGCATCCACCAGATTTGAGCCAATGAAGGACGCGCCACCGGTGACTAA
The genomic region above belongs to Candidatus Acidiferrales bacterium and contains:
- a CDS encoding SDR family NAD(P)-dependent oxidoreductase gives rise to the protein MKNSQGSSKKRRDLTRREAEIWQHKKVLVTGGASFIGSNLVDALIARGAHVRVVDDLSSGRLENIQAHVNSGRVSFVEADLREPGVARSAMKDIQVVFHLAADHGGRGYVDLHQAGPASNLFLDGLVFWEAIKAGVEKVVYASSGCVYPNSMQTDTAREIYLKEQDVKPPHDADNMYGWAKLMAELTLQAYHQEYKLGAASCRYFTVYGPRGVENHAVIAMIARAFVGQNPFEIWGDGQQIRNWTYVDDIVDGTILAAEKIQDGTAVNLGTMERVRVIDAAKLTLEFAGRKADFKFLRQMPTGPANRVADNSLAKKLLGWEPKVMFREGLRRTMDWYFADRKPQEVKERLETMLTAR